A stretch of Synechococcus sp. WH 8020 DNA encodes these proteins:
- a CDS encoding phosphatidate cytidylyltransferase has translation MISDVASSSQGKTKKGFDRKRLLSGLLAGAFGLLVVGLGGWWFTLALGVIVHLGLLEFFRMAQFKGMRPATKTTLVACQLLLFSTQWANSGGLPALLPDAVLPLSGAAICGWLLLQPVTGSIADIAASIFGLFYLGFLPSHWLRLRNLADVDLAPILQRLSLDNSWLSSGLLITLAACLMVVASDIGSYMIGRRFGRHPLSPISPSKTIEGAIGGALCSVVVGALMASLMGWTLGWLTGGLLGALVALFALVGDLTESMMKRDAGVKDSGDALPGHGGILDRIDSYLFTPAVVYYALILVMLLIAN, from the coding sequence GTGATTTCAGACGTAGCAAGCAGCAGCCAAGGCAAAACCAAGAAGGGTTTTGATCGCAAGCGCTTGCTCAGTGGATTGCTTGCTGGCGCTTTTGGCTTGTTGGTGGTGGGCCTCGGCGGGTGGTGGTTCACGCTCGCGTTGGGGGTGATCGTGCATCTGGGTTTGTTGGAATTTTTCCGAATGGCCCAGTTCAAAGGCATGAGGCCTGCCACGAAAACAACGCTCGTGGCATGCCAGCTCTTGCTCTTCAGCACGCAGTGGGCCAATTCAGGAGGTCTTCCGGCTCTTTTGCCTGATGCAGTGCTGCCTTTATCGGGTGCAGCAATCTGCGGTTGGTTGCTATTGCAGCCCGTCACAGGATCGATTGCCGACATTGCCGCTTCAATCTTCGGGTTGTTTTATCTCGGTTTCCTGCCAAGCCATTGGTTAAGACTTCGCAATCTCGCTGATGTTGATCTTGCTCCCATTTTGCAACGTTTAAGTCTTGATAATTCCTGGCTTTCATCGGGATTATTGATCACACTTGCTGCCTGCTTGATGGTCGTTGCGAGTGATATTGGTTCTTACATGATTGGTCGACGATTTGGACGTCATCCTTTGTCCCCTATCTCTCCGTCGAAAACGATTGAGGGGGCGATCGGAGGTGCGTTGTGCTCCGTTGTGGTGGGAGCTTTGATGGCTAGCCTCATGGGGTGGACCCTGGGATGGCTCACTGGAGGCTTGCTTGGGGCACTGGTGGCGCTATTTGCGCTCGTTGGAGATCTCACTGAGTCGATGATGAAACGCGATGCAGGCGTTAAAGACTCTGGCGATGCTCTCCCTGGCCATGGGGGAATTCTTGACCGGATTGATAGTTATTTGTTTACTCCTGCGGTGGTGTATTACGCCTTGATTTTGGTGATGCTTTTGATCGCAAACTAA
- a CDS encoding LmeA family phospholipid-binding protein — MLSMNANSSGPLLQLLSNGLQIWIRGQCDEVGELKLNLQGSALQLLRGKLEGVSLTARKVSFQKLPLLRAELKTSSLQAHINPSHPGQPIQLSHSFNIDGEVVFNGVDLNRALASDRWSWLGDLLSEQLMGLTPLRSLSIDDDLLELQAAVIATQDPVRARFGLKASEGTIQITHLETGKSLLLPMDPGIHIQKAHLKAGQLILEGTATVSP; from the coding sequence ATGCTTTCCATGAATGCAAACAGTTCTGGGCCTCTGCTCCAACTGCTCTCCAATGGTCTGCAGATTTGGATCCGAGGACAATGCGATGAAGTGGGTGAGTTGAAGCTGAATCTCCAAGGATCGGCATTGCAACTCCTGCGGGGCAAGCTGGAAGGTGTGTCCCTAACCGCCCGCAAGGTGAGTTTTCAGAAACTCCCCCTTCTGCGTGCTGAGCTGAAAACGAGTTCACTCCAAGCACACATCAATCCCTCCCATCCTGGCCAACCGATTCAGCTCTCCCATTCCTTCAACATTGATGGGGAGGTGGTGTTCAACGGAGTCGATCTCAATCGAGCACTTGCCAGTGATCGCTGGAGCTGGCTGGGAGATCTCCTCAGTGAGCAATTGATGGGGCTGACGCCTCTTCGTTCCTTGAGCATCGACGACGACTTACTTGAATTGCAGGCCGCCGTGATTGCAACGCAAGATCCTGTGCGCGCTCGGTTCGGTCTAAAAGCCTCAGAGGGCACCATTCAGATCACCCATCTCGAGACAGGAAAATCGTTGTTATTGCCGATGGATCCCGGCATTCACATTCAAAAAGCTCACCTCAAAGCTGGCCAATTAATTCTTGAAGGGACAGCAACTGTCAGTCCCTGA